One Eubacteriales bacterium mix99 genomic window carries:
- a CDS encoding stage V sporulation protein D has protein sequence MSAPAVTNRKRLLIFLLVTMLILFALIIRTGYIQLAWGNELQEKAMDQWTRTLDVYPKRGIIYDRNKVVLAQSASADSIAVRPGQLEDPKDASEKLAAILQMDGEELYKKLADKKKSEVWIKRQLSREESVKIRKLSIKGVYFTEEPKRYYPNGDLASHVLGFTMKYADPGEGLKGQEGLELYYDKYLKGVPGRIVMETDAKGKETSDNVERLVPPIDGWNLILTIDQTIQYFTEKAVSDAMDNYQASKIYAIVMDPKTGDILGMANRPNFDSNDPPRKLGYKAMEDYVKNIAVKDNMDPGSTFKIVTAASALEEGVVTKNSTFFDPGYRIVDGQRIKCWKVGGHGQQTFFEVVQHSCNPAFMDMALGLGVDRFYDYIHAFGFGSRTGVDIAGEESGVIMNQASVKNVDLARMGFGQAIAVTPLQLINAVSAVINGGSLMQPRLVRALDFDDGNKKSHEEIDPVKVRQVISPETSQIMREVLQSVVSEGSGKKAYIPGYRVGGKTGTAQKYSPGGGIKQGAVISSFIGFAPADDPQVIVLFMVDEPKVAVDFGSVVAAPYVKSILEDTLKYLGVKPVFDEDTRKETRKVTVPNVTGKSLTEAARVLHEAGLDYLAESSGTKVTKQMPLPEAEVLVDTTVLLYTGNGSGSAEGEGEQVAVPDVTKKSVREVNNILTSAGLRLQIEGSGISVRQDPPADTVVAPDTVVTVSFEPPK, from the coding sequence ATGTCAGCGCCTGCAGTGACAAATCGAAAAAGGCTTCTGATATTTTTGCTGGTGACTATGCTGATCCTTTTTGCACTGATTATCCGAACCGGCTATATTCAATTGGCTTGGGGGAATGAACTTCAGGAAAAAGCAATGGATCAGTGGACCAGGACTTTGGATGTTTATCCTAAGAGAGGCATTATATATGACCGGAATAAGGTTGTTCTGGCACAGAGTGCCAGTGCAGACAGCATTGCGGTGCGTCCCGGGCAGCTGGAGGATCCGAAGGATGCTTCGGAGAAGCTGGCTGCCATTTTGCAGATGGATGGGGAGGAACTCTATAAAAAGCTTGCAGACAAAAAGAAGTCTGAAGTTTGGATCAAGCGCCAGCTGAGCCGGGAAGAATCGGTGAAGATCCGTAAACTGAGTATCAAGGGCGTTTACTTCACGGAGGAGCCGAAACGGTATTATCCCAACGGAGATCTGGCTTCCCATGTCCTGGGATTTACCATGAAATATGCGGATCCGGGCGAAGGCCTGAAAGGGCAGGAAGGCCTGGAATTGTATTATGATAAATACCTGAAAGGGGTTCCCGGGCGGATCGTGATGGAAACGGACGCAAAGGGAAAGGAAACTTCGGATAATGTGGAGCGGCTCGTTCCTCCCATAGACGGATGGAATCTGATTCTTACCATTGATCAGACCATTCAGTATTTTACCGAAAAAGCTGTTTCGGATGCAATGGATAATTATCAGGCCAGCAAGATCTATGCCATTGTAATGGACCCCAAAACAGGGGACATTCTTGGCATGGCCAACCGCCCGAATTTTGATTCCAACGATCCGCCCCGGAAGCTCGGCTATAAAGCTATGGAGGATTATGTAAAGAATATTGCCGTCAAGGACAATATGGATCCCGGCTCGACGTTTAAGATTGTTACGGCAGCTTCTGCCCTGGAGGAAGGAGTTGTAACAAAAAATTCCACCTTTTTTGATCCCGGATACCGGATTGTGGATGGCCAGAGGATCAAATGCTGGAAGGTGGGAGGCCATGGACAGCAGACTTTTTTTGAAGTCGTTCAGCATTCCTGCAATCCGGCTTTTATGGATATGGCTTTGGGGCTGGGAGTGGATCGGTTCTATGATTATATTCATGCTTTTGGTTTTGGCAGCCGGACCGGTGTGGACATTGCCGGTGAGGAAAGCGGCGTGATTATGAACCAGGCATCGGTCAAGAATGTGGACCTGGCACGTATGGGGTTCGGTCAGGCCATTGCGGTAACGCCGCTTCAGCTGATCAATGCAGTATCGGCTGTGATCAACGGCGGGTCCCTGATGCAGCCAAGACTGGTCCGGGCGCTGGACTTTGATGACGGGAACAAAAAATCCCATGAGGAAATCGATCCCGTAAAAGTTCGCCAGGTGATTTCCCCCGAAACATCGCAAATCATGCGGGAAGTGCTGCAGAGCGTGGTGAGCGAGGGCAGCGGAAAGAAAGCGTATATCCCGGGTTATCGGGTCGGAGGCAAAACCGGAACTGCCCAGAAATACAGTCCCGGCGGCGGGATCAAGCAGGGGGCAGTGATTTCTTCCTTTATCGGATTCGCACCGGCGGATGATCCCCAGGTAATTGTCCTTTTCATGGTGGATGAGCCGAAGGTTGCAGTGGATTTTGGCAGTGTGGTGGCTGCGCCTTATGTGAAATCCATTCTGGAGGACACGTTGAAGTATCTTGGAGTGAAGCCGGTATTTGATGAAGACACCAGGAAGGAAACCCGGAAAGTCACCGTACCAAACGTAACCGGCAAGTCCCTGACGGAAGCGGCCCGGGTGCTGCATGAAGCCGGGCTGGATTATCTGGCGGAGTCTTCCGGCACGAAAGTTACGAAACAGATGCCGCTGCCGGAAGCGGAAGTACTGGTCGATACCACGGTGCTGCTGTATACCGGAAACGGATCCGGCTCCGCGGAGGGAGAAGGCGAACAGGTTGCTGTCCCGGATGTTACCAAGAAATCCGTACGGGAAGTAAACAATATCCTGACTTCAGCTGGTCTCAGGCTTCAGATTGAGGGCTCCGGCATATCGGTTCGTCAGGATCCACCTGCGGATACCGTGGTTGCGCCGGATACAGTGGTGACGGTGTCCTTTGAACCGCCGAAATAG
- the rsmH gene encoding 16S rRNA (cytosine(1402)-N(4))-methyltransferase RsmH, translating into MEFHHTPVLLQETLKYLNPAPGGIYVDGTIGGGGHSIEILKRIVPGGRLIGVDRDPEAILAVSERLKDYGPFLSPVHGNYIEIREIMSDLGIPAADGMLMDLGVSSYQLDAVKRGFSYREDVRLDMRMDTTQEFSAYELVNGYPEAELARVIREYGEERWAKRIARFIVENRPIATTGELVKVIKKAIPASARRKGPHPARRTFQAIRIEVNQELSLLEDGIRNAVSILKPGGRLCIITFHSLEDRIVKRTFRNLQDPCICPPDAPICTCGRIPEVKILTKKPIIPNDVELETNPRSRSAKLRVCQKLQQNCGTHKQQGG; encoded by the coding sequence ATGGAATTTCATCATACCCCTGTATTGCTGCAGGAGACATTGAAATACCTGAACCCTGCCCCCGGCGGAATATATGTGGACGGCACCATCGGCGGCGGAGGACATTCCATAGAGATATTGAAGCGGATTGTTCCCGGCGGCAGACTGATCGGAGTGGATCGGGATCCGGAGGCAATCCTGGCGGTTTCTGAAAGGCTGAAGGATTACGGGCCTTTTCTTTCACCGGTGCATGGCAATTATATTGAAATAAGGGAAATAATGTCAGACCTTGGTATCCCTGCTGCAGATGGTATGCTGATGGATCTTGGGGTCTCTTCCTATCAGTTGGATGCTGTGAAGAGAGGATTCTCCTACAGGGAGGATGTCCGTCTGGATATGCGGATGGATACCACGCAGGAGTTCAGTGCCTATGAACTGGTGAACGGGTATCCGGAAGCAGAGCTGGCCAGGGTCATCCGGGAATACGGGGAAGAGCGCTGGGCGAAACGGATCGCCCGGTTTATTGTGGAAAACCGCCCCATTGCCACCACCGGGGAGCTGGTAAAGGTAATTAAGAAAGCCATACCGGCTTCCGCCAGACGAAAGGGGCCTCATCCAGCCAGGCGGACGTTCCAGGCAATCCGGATTGAAGTGAACCAGGAGCTGAGTCTTCTGGAAGACGGGATCCGAAATGCCGTGAGTATTCTGAAGCCGGGCGGACGTCTTTGTATCATAACCTTTCATTCGCTGGAGGATCGGATTGTAAAAAGAACCTTTCGAAATCTGCAGGATCCCTGTATTTGCCCGCCGGATGCCCCCATCTGCACTTGCGGGAGAATTCCGGAAGTAAAGATTTTGACAAAAAAGCCGATTATTCCAAATGATGTGGAATTGGAAACAAATCCCCGATCCCGCAGTGCAAAGCTTCGGGTATGTCAGAAGCTTCAACAGAATTGCGGAACTCATAAACAGCAGGGAGGCTGA
- the mraZ gene encoding division/cell wall cluster transcriptional repressor MraZ has protein sequence MFIGEYQHTIDPKGRVILPAKFREELGEKFVVTKGLDHCLFVYPNGEWSNLEKKLRTLPLTSKDARAFIRFFFAGAAECGVDKQGRILIPANLRQHADLNKELAIIGVSTRVEIWDRDAWDAYNNESSLSQDKIVEHMAELGI, from the coding sequence TTGTTCATTGGGGAATATCAACATACGATCGATCCAAAGGGAAGAGTCATCCTGCCTGCAAAGTTTCGGGAGGAACTGGGCGAGAAGTTTGTGGTAACGAAAGGACTGGATCATTGCTTGTTTGTTTACCCCAACGGGGAATGGAGCAATCTGGAGAAAAAGCTGCGTACCCTGCCCCTTACCAGCAAGGATGCACGGGCCTTTATCCGTTTTTTCTTTGCCGGCGCCGCGGAATGCGGGGTGGATAAGCAGGGGAGGATCCTGATTCCGGCCAATCTGAGACAGCATGCCGATTTGAATAAGGAACTGGCCATTATCGGCGTCTCCACCCGGGTCGAAATCTGGGACAGGGATGCATGGGATGCCTACAACAATGAATCCAGTCTGAGCCAGGACAAAATTGTGGAACATATGGCAGAACTGGGTATCTGA
- a CDS encoding metallophosphoesterase, with protein sequence MKRCVFAIGDLHLSGAVNKPMDVFGSQWIHHWDRIQEDWRKRVGPKDIVLIPGDISWAMRLEEARPDLLSIGRLPGEKVLIRGNHDYWWSSLSRVRSILPPSMHVLQNDSFLLDGIAYCGTRGWIHPGTKDFGEHDTKIYKRELQRLKLSLDHANRSADSRIVLLHYPPFGEGGRITDAVRILEQYQLSHVVYGHLHGEGTRDAFEGEYKGTRYHLVSCDHIGFRLKRIA encoded by the coding sequence ATGAAACGCTGCGTTTTTGCAATCGGGGATCTTCATCTTTCCGGAGCGGTCAACAAACCCATGGATGTTTTTGGGAGCCAGTGGATTCATCATTGGGACAGGATACAGGAAGACTGGAGAAAACGGGTCGGACCGAAGGATATCGTTCTGATCCCGGGAGATATCAGCTGGGCCATGCGGCTGGAGGAAGCAAGGCCGGACCTTTTGAGCATCGGCAGACTTCCGGGGGAAAAGGTTCTGATCCGTGGGAACCACGATTACTGGTGGTCTTCCCTGTCCAGGGTACGGAGCATTTTGCCTCCCTCCATGCACGTCCTGCAGAATGACAGCTTTCTGTTGGACGGCATTGCCTACTGCGGCACAAGGGGCTGGATCCATCCCGGCACAAAGGATTTCGGAGAACACGATACCAAGATATATAAAAGAGAGCTTCAACGGCTGAAACTATCCCTGGATCATGCGAACCGGTCCGCGGACAGCCGGATTGTCCTGCTTCATTATCCTCCCTTTGGCGAGGGAGGCAGGATTACGGATGCTGTGAGGATTCTGGAACAGTATCAGCTTTCCCATGTGGTATACGGGCATCTGCATGGAGAAGGAACGAGAGACGCTTTTGAAGGAGAATACAAGGGTACCCGGTACCACCTGGTATCCTGCGACCATATCGGTTTCCGCCTGAAGAGAATCGCTTGA
- a CDS encoding nucleoside monophosphate kinase, whose translation MNIILLGPPGSGKGTQGSLLARRLHVKQLSTGDLFREILNHPTHPLYPELQVIREGKLVSDDVVNKAVADGICKPEFQNGVIFDGYPRTIAQAEALDEILAGMGRPVDLIIELDVVPEVLFFRILGRQICPNCKRVFHESQHLEECPDCHVPLIRREDDNRETIRKRLEEYKGKTAPLQDYYHNHETAYIHFLVQDVSKTPQEINDGIMEQMKQKGIL comes from the coding sequence ATGAATATCATACTGCTGGGTCCGCCCGGATCAGGCAAAGGAACGCAGGGGAGTCTTCTGGCAAGGCGTCTGCATGTAAAACAATTGTCCACAGGGGATTTGTTCCGTGAAATACTGAACCATCCGACTCACCCGTTGTATCCGGAGTTACAGGTGATCAGGGAAGGAAAGCTGGTCTCGGATGATGTGGTAAACAAAGCAGTGGCGGATGGAATTTGTAAGCCGGAGTTCCAGAACGGAGTGATTTTTGACGGGTATCCCAGAACGATTGCCCAGGCGGAGGCACTGGATGAAATCCTGGCCGGCATGGGCCGCCCGGTGGATTTGATCATAGAACTGGACGTTGTACCGGAAGTTCTTTTTTTCCGTATTCTGGGCAGGCAAATCTGTCCCAACTGCAAGCGGGTATTTCATGAAAGCCAGCATCTGGAGGAATGTCCGGACTGCCATGTCCCCCTGATCCGGAGGGAGGACGACAACAGGGAAACCATCCGGAAGCGGCTGGAGGAATACAAAGGCAAGACCGCACCGCTTCAGGATTATTACCATAACCATGAGACAGCCTATATCCATTTTCTGGTTCAGGATGTTTCCAAAACACCGCAGGAGATCAATGACGGGATAATGGAACAAATGAAGCAGAAAGGCATTCTGTAA
- a CDS encoding ribonuclease H-like YkuK family protein, which translates to MKSITYGEVSYGRMCSLIRKYIEEGRGNPVRITVGTDSQNFDITKVVLVVAVWRIGRGGIFFYDIRRTKKISNIEQKILFETGISLEMARKLSDDLTDAGMNCDIDIHVDAGYEGPSSKMIPEIVGWVKSCGFDCKIKPDSYAASSIADKYSK; encoded by the coding sequence ATGAAGAGTATCACATATGGAGAAGTCAGTTACGGCAGGATGTGCAGCCTGATCAGGAAATATATCGAGGAAGGCAGGGGCAACCCGGTCCGCATTACCGTCGGTACGGATTCCCAGAATTTTGATATTACCAAGGTCGTATTGGTGGTAGCGGTCTGGCGGATCGGAAGAGGTGGAATTTTCTTCTATGATATAAGGCGGACCAAAAAGATTTCCAACATCGAGCAGAAGATTTTGTTTGAGACCGGCATCAGTCTTGAAATGGCCCGGAAACTGTCGGATGACCTGACAGATGCGGGAATGAATTGCGACATTGATATTCATGTGGATGCCGGTTATGAAGGACCATCTTCGAAGATGATCCCTGAGATTGTCGGTTGGGTCAAATCCTGTGGGTTTGATTGTAAAATCAAGCCGGATTCCTATGCCGCCTCCAGTATAGCGGATAAGTATTCCAAATAA
- a CDS encoding helix-turn-helix transcriptional regulator: MNRLGQKVKEARIKKGWTPKALAKKAGISESYLLEAEDGKKIMNENLVHRISKILKVNLNEGGDIYASAQETGNKEPAGAVRRESENAPFPARHAHIPAQATAPQWEQAFSTVLKDVQVYTQDLSGVLCQKKLVIQDNKVEGIPMDRAFFVRIEQETDLDRPKLRKGDLVLVQKTGAIDTAGVYIARFRNRVRIGEIKPLGGGLMLLGSRGGTREAETVNARDLSVIGKCMKAEISF, from the coding sequence ATGAACCGTTTAGGACAAAAAGTAAAGGAAGCCCGGATCAAAAAAGGCTGGACGCCCAAGGCACTGGCAAAGAAAGCCGGGATATCCGAATCGTACCTTCTTGAAGCGGAAGATGGTAAAAAAATCATGAATGAAAATCTGGTCCATCGGATTTCCAAAATACTAAAAGTAAATTTGAATGAAGGCGGGGACATTTATGCCTCTGCGCAGGAAACCGGAAATAAAGAGCCGGCAGGCGCTGTCCGCAGGGAATCGGAAAACGCTCCGTTCCCGGCAAGGCATGCCCATATCCCGGCACAAGCCACCGCTCCACAGTGGGAACAGGCTTTCTCCACGGTCCTGAAAGATGTGCAGGTATACACGCAGGATCTTTCCGGGGTACTCTGCCAGAAAAAGCTGGTCATTCAGGACAACAAGGTGGAAGGCATTCCTATGGACAGGGCATTTTTCGTCCGGATCGAACAGGAAACCGATCTGGATCGTCCGAAGCTTCGAAAAGGCGACCTGGTCCTCGTGCAGAAAACCGGCGCCATTGATACTGCCGGAGTCTATATCGCTCGCTTTCGGAACCGGGTACGTATCGGGGAAATCAAGCCCCTTGGCGGCGGTCTTATGCTGCTGGGCTCCCGCGGTGGCACCCGGGAAGCGGAAACCGTCAATGCCCGGGATCTCTCCGTAATTGGAAAGTGCATGAAAGCAGAGATTTCTTTCTAA